A genomic segment from Nicotiana sylvestris chromosome 1, ASM39365v2, whole genome shotgun sequence encodes:
- the LOC104210421 gene encoding nectarin-1-like, with translation MILFKVAITILTITFNKVSASDPDPLQDICVADYNSSITVNGFSCKRNFTFTPEDFASMGIAQPGEPNIFGTRVAVANVFNMPGLNTLGMSWSRVDFDPDGLNPPHTHPRATEIIFVLEGQLRAGFITTDNVFVNKLITKGEVFVFPRGLIHFSFNVGRGNATIIVAFNSQNPGVQVIALSMFASRPQIPDDVVARAFQTSVEEVRAIRARLVPTNVTMEHNQAIM, from the exons ATGATCCTTTTCAAGGTAGCCATCACCATTTTAACTATTACTTTTAACAAAGTTTCTGCGTCAGATCCAGATCCACTTCAGGATATTTGTGTCGCTGATTACAACTCAT CTATAACGGTGAATGGATTTTCATGCAAAAGGAACTTTACATTCACTCCAGAAGATTTTGCATCAATGGGAATTGCACAACCAGGAGAACCCAACATATTTGGCACTCGAGTCGCGGTAGCCAACGTTTTTAACATGCCTGGCCTTAACACACTGGGAATGTCATGGTCTCGAGTAGACTTCGATCCTGATGGTTTAAACCCTCCACATACTCACCCTCGAGCCACAGAAATAATTTTCGTACTTGAAGGTCAATTAAGGGCTGGATTTATCACTACGGACAATGTTTTTGTTAACAAGTTGATCACAAAGGGTGAAGTCTTTGTTTTCCCAAGAGGGCTCATCCATTTCAGCTTTAATGTTGGCAGAGGTAACGCAACTATTATTGTGGCCTTTAACAGCCAAAATCCTGGTGTTCAGGTTATTGCACTTTCCATGTTTGCGAGTAGACCTCAAATTCCAGACGATGTCGTGGCCAGGGCATTTCAAACTAGTGTTGAGGAAGTTCGGGCGATAAGAGCAAGACTTGTACCTACGAATGTGACCATGGAGCATAATCAGGCAATTATGTAG
- the LOC138874507 gene encoding uncharacterized protein has translation MPIEQLSKTRNILSKTRKTGWELATILSKRVPETLPADTERNPKEIVNVVTLRSGQVLKDPTAIQKDVIPIKESGEQLKNDVDKKNKGLIKVEKNKKGETSRREEHDESKHMPALPLPQKQYREKLDKSAFINASLCQILEGDPGKEEEDRGDLSGVSINLMPLSIYRKLEKEIGEIRSTPISLQLVDQTTLIPEGILKYVLVRVDKFVFPLDFIVVNMEENKKVPLILGRPFLATGRAILDIQ, from the exons ATGCCCATAGAACAACTATCAAAAACTAGGAACATCCTTTCGAAAACTAGAAAGACAGGTTGGGAACTTGCAACAATACTATCTAAGAGGGTTCCAGAAACTCTCCCTGCTGATACCGAGAGAAATCCCAAAGAAATAGTGAATGTGGTGACCTTGAGAAGTGGGCAAGTGTTGAAAGATCCCACTGCGATCCAAAAAGATGTGATACCTATAAAAGAAAGTGGGGAGCAGCTGAAGAATGATGTTGATAAGAAGAATAAAGGCCTGATAAAAGTTGAGAAAAATAAGAAGGGAGAAACTTCAAGAAGGGAGGAACATGACGAGAGCAAGCATATGCCTGCTCTACCTTTACCCCAAAAGCAATATAGAGAAAAGCTAGACAA AAGTGCTTTCATAAATGCCAGCTTATGCCAAATTCTTGAAGGAGATCCaggcaaagaagaggaagatagagGAGACCTTAGTG GTGTCTCAATTAATTTAATGCCTCTATCTATTTACAGGAAACTAGAGAAGGAGATCGGAGAGATAAGGTCTACACCAATTTCTTTGCAACTAGTAGACCAAACAACTCTAATACCCGAGGGGATACTGAAATATGTATTAGTTCGTGTGGATAAGTTCGTATTTCCCTTAGATTTTATAGTGGTGAATATGGAGGAGAACAAGAAAGTCCCCCTCATCCTAGGAAGACCATTCTTAGCAACAGGAAGAGCAATATTAGATATACAATAA